The Benincasa hispida cultivar B227 chromosome 11, ASM972705v1, whole genome shotgun sequence genome has a segment encoding these proteins:
- the LOC120091726 gene encoding uncharacterized protein LOC120091726, with amino-acid sequence MSEKSSLRHSLRRVMEAAEEQEAVLFHSYPCSYYVQSPSTLSHANSSDIRNPAESSACHSPLPSDTFPNGRHHHHHHRNPTQEASRFTLSHYSSSRGSNHGAGTDNGETRLIVGRGNGRDCNEEQENDEDGDEEGYYGKKKRGCWKRYFTYRNSDSNAWICLQLSWRAIFSMGIALLVFYIVTNPPSPIISVKVGEIEEFMLGEGVDKTGVGTKILTCNCTMDVIVDNHSKLFGLHILPPSLHMSFGPLPIATSQGPRLYAESGTTTFHLSVGTSNKPMYGAGRDMEDKLESGMGLELTIRLNFISNYRVVWKFIRPHFHRHVECLLVLGKAYDRKRHTRSFNSTCLPS; translated from the exons ATGTCAGAGAAATCATCTCTCCGCCACTCTCTCCGCCGTGTGATGGAGGCTGCCGAAGAGCAAGAAGCCGTTCTCTTCCACTCTTATCCCTGTTCTTACTACGTACAAAGCCCCTCCACCCTCTCCCACGCCAACAGCTCCGACATCCGAAACCCCGCCGAGTCCTCCGCTTGCCACTCTCCTCTCCCCTCCGACACCTTCCCCAACGGCcgccaccaccaccaccatcaccgcaacccaacCCAGGAAGCCTCTCGCTTTACTCTCTCCCACTACTCATCCTCTCGTGGCTCGAACCATGGGGCCGGGACCGACAATGGCGAGACTCGCCTGATCGTCGGTCGCGGCAACGGTCGAGACTGCAACGAGGAGCAGGAGAACGACGAGGACGGAGACGAGGAAGGGTATTATGGGAAGAAAAAAAGAGGTTGTTGGAAGAGGTATTTTACGTATAGGAACTCGGATTCTAATGCATGGATTTGCTTGCAGTTGAGTTGGAGGGCAATCTTCAGTATGGGAATTGCTTTGCTTGTCTTTTACATTGTCACTAATCCTCCCTCACCAATCATTTCTGTTAAG GTGGGAGAAATAGAAGAGTTTATGCTAGGGGAAGGAGTGGACAAAACAGGAGTTGGAACTAAGATTCTAACATGCAATTGCACAATGGATGTAATTGTGGACAACCATTCTAAGCTTTTTGGCCTTCACATCCTTCCTCCATCTCTTCATATGTCTTTTGGGCCTCTTCCTATTGCAACTTCACAA GGTCCAAGATTGTATGCTGAGAGTGGAACGACGACGTTTCACTTAAGCGTGGGCACCAGTAATAAGCCAATGTACGGTGCGGGGAGGGACATGGAAGACAAGCTTGAATCAGGGATGGGATTGGAGCTTACAATTCGACtcaatttcatttcaaattataGAGTAGTTTGGAAATTCATACGGCCCCACTTTCATCGCCATGTCGAATGCTTATTGGTCCTTGGGAAAGCCTACGATAGGAAGCGTCATACCCGATCATTCAATAGTACTTGCTTACCTTCTTGA